One genomic segment of Coffea arabica cultivar ET-39 chromosome 6e, Coffea Arabica ET-39 HiFi, whole genome shotgun sequence includes these proteins:
- the LOC113739099 gene encoding putative UPF0481 protein At3g02645: MRVNYIKNYTVRPCVFHVPDNLRDTKPEAYTPQLVGLGPYHHFWPQVQHMESHKRAAVLDYLEGLNKEDFIKLVEEGPEDFEPKIRSCYDRYLDLDKETLAWVVIVDGMFLLNFIDHLAPKEPNKNNPGSEDVEKDRIYSKPEALAADVLMLENQIPIVLIQEMRTILQESFDIDSDAELRGKFARFCYKYSPLKLTSNPTSRDQAFDNKKHLLHFMYQMIVKNKIRDFNPENTPQDNRNNNHDSVSVGIGDEVSQISQTNQDHYGESRVGAIAKEVASHAGEFLEHAIEEFDSALSDAKIAGIKLPGNVEKVANILRNLQKNIQHVNQKKDGSLGDQIGIPSASRLSAFLKMEFKPLPKKCGIGNIQLGRKKRTLYLPVITLRPNSEVILRNLVAYEATSKMGSTQMREYVDLMCGLIRSEKDVEKLETSGVIERKIPAEEIVKMFNGFKKSDEKPDKVSEVAGTVEEVNNKFNNVRIVKASRRCMKLSADCVKFWRPLFPIFVVLLLLFQSICDIWDCRRRSSLGGGALRDLYLGDLDPEATLMLPRKMYPY; this comes from the coding sequence ATGAGGGTCAACTACATCAAGAACTATACCGTCCGCCCCTGCGTCTTCCATGTTCCAGACAACTTGAGGGACACCAAGCCCGAGGCTTATACTCCTCAGCTAGTAGGGCTCGGACCATACCACCATTTCTGGCCACAAGTTCAGCACATGGAAAGCCACAAACGGGCAGCTGTTTTAGATTATCTGGAAGGCCTTAACAAGGAAGACTTCATCAAACTTGTCGAGGAAGGTCCCGAAGATTTTGAACCCAAAATTCGTTCGTGTTACGATAGATACCTCGACCTGGACAAGGAGACGTTGGCTTGGGTAGTCATTGTGGATGGCATGTTCCTGTTGAACTTCATTGATCACCTGGCCCCTAAGGAGCCGAACAAGAACAACCCTGGGTCCGAGGATGTGGAAAAGGACAGGATTTACTCGAAGCCTGAAGCATTGGCTGCCGATGTATTAATGCTCgagaaccaaattccaattgTTCTGATTCAGGAAATGCGTACGATTCTCCAAGAAAGTTTCGATATTGATTCAGATGCAGAGTTGCGTGGGAAATTCGCCCGTTTTTGTTACAAGTACTCCCCGTTAAAGCTGACTTCAAATCCGACCTCAAGAGACCAAGCTTTTGACAATAAGAAGCATCTGCTGCATTTCATGTACCAAATGATTGTCAAAAACAAGATCAGAGATTTCAATCCAGAAAATACCCCTCAGGACAATAGAAATAACAACCATGATTCAGTTTCAGTTGGGATAGGCGACGAGGTGAGTCAAATTTCTCAAACAAATCAAGATCACTACGGGGAAAGCAGAGTAGGTGCAATTGCAAAAGAGGTAGCCTCTCATGCCGGGGAGTTTCTTGAGCACGCAATAGAGGAATTCGACTCTGCACTTTCGGATGCAAAAATTGCTGGAATCAAACTTCCAGGAAATGTAGAGAAAGTCGCCAACATTCTCCGCAATTTGCAGAAGAATATTCAGCATGTGAATCAAAAGAAAGATGGATCTTTGGGAGATCAAATTGGCATTCCTTCAGCTTCACGGCTGTCTGCCTTTCTCAAGATGGAATTCAAGCCGCTTCCTAAAAAATGTGGTATAGGAAATATTCAACTGGGCAGGAAGAAGAGGACACTGTATCTTCCAGTTATCACTCTCCGTCCTAATTCTGAAGTCATACTGAGGAACTTGGTGGCCTACGAGGCAACGTCGAAGATGGGATCGACCCAAATGAGGGAATATGTGGACTTGATGTGCGGGCTGATAAGATCCGAGAAAGATGTGGAAAAGTTGGAGACATCTGGAgtcattgaaagaaaaattcctGCTGAAGAGATAGTCAAAATGTTCAATGGCTTTAAGAAATCTGATGAAAAGCCTGACAAGGTATCTGAGGTTGCTGGTACTGTGGAGGAAGTCAATAATAAGTTCAACAATGTTCGAATTGTTAAGGCTTCTAGACGCTGTATGAAGCTCTCTGCAGATTGTGTGAAATTTTGGAGGCCACTTTTTCCAATATTTGTGGTgttgcttcttctttttcaatcaATTTGTGATATATGGGACTGTAGGAGGAGGAGTTCTCTTGGAGGAGGAGCCTTGCGCGATCTTTATTTGGGGGACTTGGATCCCGAAGCTACACTCATGCTACCCCGGAAAATGTATCCATATTAG
- the LOC113739488 gene encoding enoyl-CoA delta isomerase 3-like, translating to MEINFIRHCPNFRLEQFRQSFVLTLLETRKRDQHLLNPTVIDSFRGYLEEVNVKSKAIPGSVLITTAQGGLFCGGFDFRYARSHAGGSVDRAFKEMTDGFKDVVKDLLSLPMPTIAAINGDATEAGLMLALSHDHLTMRQVDGPYLRAELLSRKRSYPGYFAALIRSKVGCPLARRKLLLSDEQIDAEAAAKIGLLDWNHEVASEKDALEVAKTQADELAKKEWNGELYAEMRQLLYPELCKELELTSSHDC from the exons ATGGAGATAAACTTTATAAGGCACTGCCCCAATTTCAGGCTAGAACAATTCCGCCAGTCCTTCGTACTCACTCTGCTCGAAACCCGCAAAAGAGATCAGCATCTTTTGAACCCAACAGTCATTGACTCATTCCGAGGTTATCTTGAAGAGGTGAATGTCAAGTCCAAGGCCATCCCGGGCTCTGTCCTCATTACCACCGCTCAGGGTGGCTTATTCTGCGGAGGATTCGACTTCAG GTATGCCCGGTCCCATGCGGGAGGCTCAGTGGATAGAGCATTCAAAGAAATGACTGATGGTTTTAAGGATGTAGTAAAAGACTTGCTTTCCCTTCCGATGCCCACCATAGCAGCAATTAATGGCGATGCAACAGAGGCAGGGCTGATGCTTGCTCTCAGCCACGACCATCTCACAATGAGGCAAGTCGATGGGCCGTATCTGCGAGCTGAGCTTTTGTCCAGGAAAAGGAGCTACCCCGGCTACTTCGCTGCCCTGATCAGGTCAAAAGTAGGCTGCCCTTTGGCTCGTCGTAAATTGCTGTTGAGTGACGAGCAGATTGATGCCGAAGCAGCAGCAAAGATCGGACTTCTGGATTGGAACCATGAGGTTGCAAGTGAGAAGGATGCCTTGGAAGTTGCAAAGACACAGGCAGACGAGCTAGCGAAAAAGGAATGGAATGGCGAGCTTTATGCTGAGATGAGACAACTTTTGTATCCCGAGCTGTGCAAGGAATTGGAATTGACTTCTAGCCATGATTGTTAA